The DNA sequence GGGCTCTAGCCCAAGCTCTGCGTCAGGCGCAGCAGGCTTTTTTCCAGCAGCGATTTCAATGCCGAAAGCTGCAACCGGTCGCCCTGGGCCAAGGCGTGCTCCAATTGCTGCTCAAGCCCAAGCACAGGCTCCAGCGCGACGGGCAAGTTCAGGTGCTCGGGCAGGATCTCCTCGCCGCTGCTGACCAGCAGGGCAAAATGAATGACGTTTTCCAGCTCACGGGTGTTGCCCGGCCAGTTGTGCTGCTCCAGTACCGTTTGCGCAGCCGCACTGATCAATGGCACGGCCAGGTTCAGGCGCTGGCTGTAGATACCGATGAAGTATTCGGCCAGGGGCAGAATATCCCCCACCCGCTCGCGCAGGGCCGGCAGGAGCAAACTTCCTTCGCTGAGGTAGCGATAAAGTCGGTCGTGGAATTTGCCAGCCGCAACGGCCTGGGCCAGGTCGATGCTCGACGCGGCGACCAGACGCACGTCCACCGGGCTCGGTTGTTGCGCGCCGACGCGGGTGACTTCATGGTTTTCCAGGGCAGCAAGCAACTTGAACTGGATGGGCAAGGGCAGATCGCCGATTTCATCCAGGTACAGGGTCCCGCCATTGGCCGAACCGAACCAGCCCGCCCGGCTGCCGGCCGAACCGCTGTAGGCCCCGGCGCTGTAGCCGAACAGCTCGGCATCGGCATAGGTGGGACTGATCGCTGCGCAGTTGACCGAGACGAACAGGCCGCCGCGATCACTGGCACGATGGATCTGCCTTGCCAGCAATTCCTTGCCGGTGCCGGTCTCCCCGCGAATGAGCACCGGCAGTGCACGCGGCGCCAGTTCTTCAAGCGCTTCGCGCAGCTGCCGCGAACGCGGGTCGACGAAGACCAGGGCTTTGGCACGGATGCTCAACGGGCTCTTGTCGGCCTCGGGAAACGTCAGCAATGGTTGACCGAAGATTTCATGAAAACTCATGGCGAACTCCCGCCCAGGCCGCTCGAGGGCCTGGGCGTTTTAAGCAGAATCATTGAAGCGCCGTGAAAATCAGGCGCGGCGTAAAGCGTGCTGTTCCAGCCGGTTTTGCAGGCGATACAGATATGCGAAACCTTGCTCCCAGCGCTGGTGCCCGGACTTGACGTTGATGTGCCCGGCGCCTGCGAGAATCCCCGCCTCCGCACCCCAGGCACGTGCCAGGTGCATCGCCCT is a window from the Pseudomonas sp. LS1212 genome containing:
- a CDS encoding sigma 54-interacting transcriptional regulator — translated: MSFHEIFGQPLLTFPEADKSPLSIRAKALVFVDPRSRQLREALEELAPRALPVLIRGETGTGKELLARQIHRASDRGGLFVSVNCAAISPTYADAELFGYSAGAYSGSAGSRAGWFGSANGGTLYLDEIGDLPLPIQFKLLAALENHEVTRVGAQQPSPVDVRLVAASSIDLAQAVAAGKFHDRLYRYLSEGSLLLPALRERVGDILPLAEYFIGIYSQRLNLAVPLISAAAQTVLEQHNWPGNTRELENVIHFALLVSSGEEILPEHLNLPVALEPVLGLEQQLEHALAQGDRLQLSALKSLLEKSLLRLTQSLG